Within Limanda limanda chromosome 1, fLimLim1.1, whole genome shotgun sequence, the genomic segment AGCTCTCTGGCCGGTTGCCATGGTGTTGCAGAACCCCCACACCGCCATATAAGGTCACCAGGaaccctctcccctcctcctcctccatggtaaCAGCAGCAGCCCTTTAGATTTCCATCTGCGTGATAAACAACCTTCGTGGCTGCAGCGAGCTCCATCCAGCGCCttgctcccccccctctctctctctctccatccctctctctctctcttttcggATCACCGTCATGGAGTGTTCCAAACGCCGCAGGCCGCATCAATCTAACAAACGAGATGCGACTCTCTACTCTTTGTTTtgctgaaggagctgaaacACAAGAGGCATGCAAGGGGACGCTTATGTTTTCGTGCGTAAAACAgaggtgtctctctctccacgttGTGCCTTTTGCGCACGGTGCTGTGAGGACATTAAAGTCGTGGCTGGTGTCAGAGGCCTGTTTGTCCTGATCTCCACTTTCGGCTCCGGCTGCCAAGAGCTCGCATTCCTCCATTTGCAGGTCACGAGGCAGCTTCCCCAccccctctctgtttctctctctctatttaatCCCTCATTCCTCAAGTATgcctgtattttttaaattttcagtTCTTCCACAATGGGAACCAACTTGCGATGGTTAGGTTTGACTACAAAGGTGAATGTTTAATACTAGTTGAGGCTTTTCTCTTTGAATTTGCTTATATGGTTATTTTTAGGCCCTggctttcacaaaaaaaaaaaggaaaaactcctCCCCGGTGGGTTGCGCCATTCAGTCCTGCGCGCTGCTGACAGACTGGAATATTCCACACAGAGGATTGGCCTCTCTCGTTCAGGACAGCTGTCTCTCTGCATGCAATGGCGAAAAACTATTTTTTGACAACTGTTCTTTGTTCATGAAGTGACAATGGGTGCTTTTACATGTTTGGATATTTTGCACAGGACAATTTTATAtccttttttgaaaaaatagaTATTCAGGTTGACAGTTTCACCTTATGAGTCAAACAAGcacttttgtattattattattatacagggatttttttttatagcatgtGCTACACAATACTTTATTGTAAAAGCATATGGGACACGGTGTGTGGCTGTTTCTCTGGATTCAGGCAGACAAtgcacctcctctctgtctttctttgtaTGAGCAGCCTTTTATTCTGACGGATTGTTCACTGAATCCAACCAGGTATCCTCTgcgctttgtgttttttgattaTTCATGGGCACACTTGCTTATTCAAGGATTTATCCATGCAGATTGCGGGTACTGTATTTGTTTCATTTACATGAGCCTTTCCTTCTTTCTAGCTCTTACATATTTGCATGCTTGTGTATCGTCAGTGTAATATTCCACAGTATGGTTTGTGTTTGGCAAtactctcacctgtctgtgaatTTGAGgtgtttaaataaatagaatataCACCCATGTTATGGTTTGTTGTTGTGGAAACTGAAgcagattgtttttttacatatcTTTTTGATGAATTTACACCGAAGACTTTGAACTTCAAATGATATAAGGCCAAGGTTTAACGCAGTATTTTCACCAGTCATGACACATTGAAAGCACACCACACTAAAACCCACAGACATGGCTGTAGGGGATCTGCATGTGTTTTAAATACTTGGAAGACTATGTGTCTCTTCTTAAAATAGGCATAGGGCAGTGTCAGCTTATCCTCTTAAAGGGACAGCTTACTCAAAAGGGTTCGGCTCTCCAACACACCAACTAAATACATCCTTTCCCGGCACTGACCGCTGAAATTTAACCTTTAGATTTGGCTTTGTAGCCTACGACGGTTTGAATTTTCCTCAGTTACTAGACTCTCGACACTGAATCTAGATTAATCTCCAAAGCATTGTCGTGCTTTCTGAATATGCACGCTCAGTCTTGATGATCGGCTCTCTCCTGACACCCATGGTAGTCAACCCACATATTCCCAAATTTaagattaaaatgtaatttcattgCATACAATGATATGTTCAGGAGATCTCGGGCATCCGGGTAATTGGATAAGCAGTGGTAGCACAAAGTCAAGAATGAATAAAATCACACTGCATATCCTGTTGTCTGTGATACTATCTAACCATGAATACAACATTCAACCCTATTTATAAACTGAAGCTGTGCTAAAGAGAAATCTCACTTAATGTCATATGTCTTAGAAGTCATCTTGCTCTAAAGTAGCTTGTCTCCTTCAGCcttccataaaaaaaaaaaaaaaacccagtaTAGTGGTATCTCTGCATTATCTCCAACCTAATCTCTTCATTTTGCTCGGTGCTGCTGGATAAGATGCCTGAACGTCACACGCTGggacgagagaaagagagagagagagagagagaagcttgtCCTGACGCCCaatctgtgatgtcactggCGTTCAGCTGCACCGGGTGAAAGGAAAACTACATTTTTGCTGTAACCACGAGGATTCAAACCAATGACGTGAATGGATGATaccattatttatatataacctAATAACGTGGTCAAATGGTGTTTTCTGAGGTTTACATTTAACCAATCACCATTTGATTATATACTATAATACACTGATATTTGTTGGATTACAATTAAAGGATTTTTACCTATAAGATTCAAACATGTATATGCAAAGGACCTGAAAGAAGTGGGGCAGCTGATTTATTACAGCTCATATTTTGTGATTCATCTAAGAAGAAGACGAGGGTCTGACCTGAGAGAAGTTCACAAAAGACACTACCTCTAGCACATCTAATACTCATACTCTACACTAAAAGGTACAAGACACTCATTCGTCCCATTCACTGTCACCAGTGAATCTCCAGGCCACACATGACTTCCCAGATAACCATCTGAACATACTACCCGTGAAGACGTCAACAATACTTGCTGACTTATCTCCAGCGTAAGAGGAACATTCTCAGTGTTATCACTCATGCACACTTCTGTGGATGGAGGCAGTGCTTCACACCAAGCCCCCACCCAGTCTTTAATGAAAGAGGAAAGCAAAGGCAATAGAGGAAGTAGGTGCAGCCACACTCAGATGCTGCTGCATTATTCATACCCAAGAGATGCTGCCTCATTGAGCAGGGCCGCcacaggacagaggagaagcgtggagtgtgtgtgtgtgtgtgtgtgtgtgtgtgtgtgtgtgtgtgtgtggtgggggggggggggggtcgactGCAGACAGCCTCGGtgtgacaggaagaggaagtggtgAGGAGGCCGAGCTGTACCTGGTAAACCATGAGGCTCGTCTGCTCCTCTCCTATAACACAAGCCTGCAAACCATCTCAGCCTTTCCAAATAAAGATTCACCATGTGTCTAAGCTGAATCTGGAGGGAGCGTCTTCAGCCCTGTCCTGACTGGCACCTGAGTGACTGGTGCTGGAGGTCGACATGACACAGAACAGTGCTGGGACTGGTAATGGCACCACAAAGAAGGCAGATGAACTCAAAATTGTGATTGTTGGAGATGGAGGCTGCGGGAAAACATCTCTTCTGCTCGTTTATGCTCGAGGAAATTTTCCAGAGGTAAGAGAGGCTGTGTCATACAGTGATAATGTCCTTTTCAAGACTagatacagtaaaaaaaatgtgacataGGAAAGAATAAGTCAATTCATGGTTGTGCCCTAAAAGCAGCATATTCTTCTTGTctcaaaaacagaaatatgcTCCATCAGTGTTTGAAAAATATGTCAGCACCATCTCTCTCGGAGGAAAAGAGATACAGCTCAACCTGTATGACACAGCCGGTAAGAATCACATCCGTGTTGAACATCCATGAATTCTCAGTATATTGAACATGAAGCGAAAATACAGCGTTTTGAGGATGTTGAACAACACACTGTGTTAACTGCCTggagtatatataatatatctgtTTAGAtaaagagcacacacacacacacactgagaggtCAGTCACTGATGTGTACTGCCGGTGTTGGAGGAATTATTTTAGAGTGTCTTATCTTTTCAGATATTAAAGTTCAGGCATCTCAACACTGTGCGTTGTTTCTTTATCTGGTTGTTctgacacacagggacacagaggaaGTGGTAAAGGTCGACATTAACGTCAGAGCATCATCTGAATCATCTCTCGGGAAGTCACAAACTAGTAGAAACTACAAAGAAGCTTTAGTGAAGACAAATGTACAGAAAGTTTATAAAACTAGTCACACTGTGAGATGTTAAGTGTCTGACTGAATTTGAATTTGTCAGAATATAAAATTTATCTGGATAAAGTTACCCTACCATTGTTTCAGgttaaagaaaatacatttagcaCATAAAGGTTGAGAAAACAgtcttttgttttattagtGGTTAAAAAAACTAGGTAAAGACAAAATTTCCACTCATTTCACAACATGACGTGTCTCTGTGGGACATAAAACATGAATTTTCCATAGAAGATACGTGTTTTAAAGTCATTTCATGTTCAGGAAAACCCATGACAGTACGTCTTGACACCTTATCTTTAGTATAAGAGAAGCAGGGTGCTTTACATCAGCGGAAAAGGAAGCTGAGGCCAGGATGTGGTTTTATTCCTCGTCTCAGACTTTGTAACACATGTTGCATCTTGAAGCTCAGGCCATTGTGTCCTGCACAAAGTTAACACATATAAATTGTAACTTATCTTTCGGCTAACACGTAGTTCTCATCTTCCTTTTTCTAGGACAGGAAGACTATGACAGACTGAGACCGCTCTCTTACCAAGAGGCCGACCTGATCCTGGTCTGCTTCGACGTGACCAACCCCACCAGCTTTGAGAATGTCCTGATAAAGGTAATCAACTCTTCAGATCATTGACCGACACACAGAGTTCCACATGCAggcaaacagaaacaacaatgtGCCCGTTCAACTGGAGTTTCAGGTTTACTGTTCCAATTCAGTTTGTAAATGATTGTTAGAgtccagtgtgtttgtgccgGCTGCATTCTTTGAGCTATGATTAACTCATGCAGGCATGGACGTTGACCCCATGACTCCCCTCAGtacaaacagagggagaagtGCTGCCAAAGAAAGTTAAATAGAGCAGACGTACAGAATTCCATCTCAGCGTGCGagacatttaattatttctctTTCAACGTCAGTGGTTCCCTGAGGTGAAGCACTTCTGTCAGGACATACCGGTCATCCTGATTGGCTGCAAGACCGACCTCCGGAAGGACAAGGAGTGTGCGAGGAAGCTGAAGGCCTTGAGTCTGTCTCCCATCACATACACGCAGGTAAGAAGAGAAGACGTGTGCAGGCGTTGATCTGTGAAAACAGGCCTTTACAGCCCGAGGTCACAGGATATAAACAGCCACATGATGCACCACAGCCAGAAGCTTCAACCACTTTTAACTGTACTACAGCCAAATGAATGGAAATGCacatttatctttctttattgcCTTACTCTCACAGGCATAGAATCTAATTCTTGGTTTTGGATGTAGGGTGATGAGATCCGGCAGCAGATGAACGCAGAGCTCTACCTCGAGTGCTCGGCCAAGTATCAGGAGCACGTAGAGGACATTTTCAGAGAGGCAGCCAAAAAGGCTCTGGCCTACCGtcggaaaagaaaaaagtgcatGAGGAAAAAGACATGTGTGGTTTTGTGAAGTGGAAGGGACGGAGTCTCGAGAAGCCCACTCTGCAGACGAGACCCCACAGGTGATGACTTCACAAAGACACCAGGAGATGGTTCTGTTCCTGCAGGTTGAGGCACCACTGAGTCATGAGCTCGTCTCCTTTTACCGaaagtgatgcaacaggaaaGACGATTTTGCAAGAAATGGCCGGGTGGAGATATGTGCAAGTCTTACATAACTTGAAATcaaatctatatatatttttttggttACTTATTTTATACGGATATtatattttagtaattttcaaaagaaaaagcGTTATACGGTTTGATTTATTGGAGAAATTTGCAGTCAGCTCTTATGTAAGATATTTTCCACAGGTTTTTATATGATCATTTAAATGGGGTTCGGTAGAAAGCAAGCACCCttataaaa encodes:
- the rhof gene encoding rho-related GTP-binding protein RhoF codes for the protein MTQNSAGTGNGTTKKADELKIVIVGDGGCGKTSLLLVYARGNFPEKYAPSVFEKYVSTISLGGKEIQLNLYDTAGQEDYDRLRPLSYQEADLILVCFDVTNPTSFENVLIKWFPEVKHFCQDIPVILIGCKTDLRKDKECARKLKALSLSPITYTQGDEIRQQMNAELYLECSAKYQEHVEDIFREAAKKALAYRRKRKKCMRKKTCVVL